DNA from Triticum aestivum cultivar Chinese Spring chromosome 7D, IWGSC CS RefSeq v2.1, whole genome shotgun sequence:
GCAAAAACTGCTCCTAGTGAAATGTAGTGGAGACTGGAGGCAGTGGAAGGCATGAATGAAGCTGCAAAATCAGCTGAGTCTGATGCCGTCATCTGGTAAATTAACTTAGCCTTGGAACACTAATATATGTACTGCTGTCTTTCAGAGTGTCAGTGGTGAATGGTCTAACTTCTTGCTTAATTCCCCACTAGTAAGTATTTCAGAACATAAAAATGGGATTCCTACACGCATCTGGATAAGATCACAAAAGACCAACCTAATTGAGCTGAGCACCCCTGTCCTTGGGATCAAAGGCCGCTGTCTAATAGACCAAGTACAAAAAAGTAGCTACCTAATCACATTCCTTAGCAAGAGGTTTGAGCCAGCGGATCTTCTTTATTGCTCAGCAGCTCCGTCGCCGGGTCTCCATCTGTGCAGGCCGTTGCAGCTGAAGGTGGCGCGCCCGAGCTGCTGTTGCACGCTCTCAAGGCGATCTCCAATCTTTTGCATTGCATATGTCAGGGTAAAGTAGTAAATAGTAATACAGCTAAAGAACATTACTTATTTAACCAGTATACACACTAATTCATGAAAGAAACTAGCTACACCACACGCTAGCAGCCTCACGGTACCAAAAAGACTTTGACTCTGGAATCAGTGACTAGATCCCCTGAAACACTTTTGCTGTAAACCTGTAATCCGCCAAAAATATACCAGAGCTCACAGCACTGTGTATATCACCTAGTTTACTAGTCCTGATTGGCCTAGTTGACTAGTTGTAGCTATTCAAAAGAGTGAactattctccaaaaaaaagattGAATTGCATCCAAGTTGCAAAAAAACTTGAGAATTGTTCATGTGGTTCATTGATCTTGTAGAATCTCGTGCACTAGAATCGTCTAACTGCTAAAATCTTCTAAATGTGTAAACAGGGTGATACTCCAAGGCATTCGAATATTTGATAGCTCAGAACTCATAAGGGTGGAAAGATCCTTGTAACAAGATGGTCTGAATGCCAAATTTGTCTACAGTGACTAGAAAGAGGTCATTCGCTGTTTGGTTCGTTTACTTAGCTTCTTCGACAAACTTTGTAATTTCTGGTAATTTATTTGCTGAAATCAAGGATGTTTTCACCACTGTAtcaaaagggaaaaggaaaactGAAGAGGCCCAATAAATCTGAAACGTGTTGTGTGCCTGCTGAAGAAGCGAAAGCTGCTCCTAGCGAAATGCGGTGGAGACAGATCAGTGCCCAGTGGAAGGCATGAACGGAGATGCAATTTCAGCTGAGTCTGATGCTGACATCTGGTAAATCAACTTAAGCACAAATGCTGAAGTGCACAATAACCTTAGGTCACTAATATATACTGCTGTCTGTCAGGGTGTCAGTAGTAAATGTCTAAATTCTTGCTTAATTCCCCACTGGTAAGTTTTCCAGAGCATAAAGATGGAATTTCTAATCGTAATTGGATAACACCACAAAAGATCAACCTAATTGAGCTGAGCACCCTTGTCATTCGGATCAAGGAGAACTGTCTAATCGAGTAGGAAAACAAAATGCTAGAGTGCTAACCGCATTCCCTAATTAGCATGAGGATTGAGCTGATTTAGTTACCAGCGCATCTTACTATTGCtacgcagctcctcctcctcctcctcctccgccgccgccgccggggctcCATCTGTGCAGGCCGTCGCAGCTCAAGGTGGCGCGCGCGAGCTGCCGTTGGACGCACTTCCAAGCGGGCGCCCTCCGCTTCACCGCCCGGATCCTGGCCCTCCTCGCCGTCGCCTtggccttggccaccagggaccggTACCGGCGCACCCTCCACGCGAGGATCCGGCGCTTCGCTGGCCTCTGGAGCACGCCGTgcgcgtcgtcgccgccgccgccgcgcctcctttTGGCGCCCGGATCCCTTCCCGAATGGCTCGAGGAGACGGCGTCGCCGCCGGAGTCGATGTCCATGTCGGCCGCGGTGCTCGGCTCGGCGCGGTCCGTGGGGGCCGTCCGGCCGGCCAGCCGCTCCGCCACTCTCAttgcgccggcgagggcgagcagGCGCTGGGCGGAGCCGACGACGACCGCGCCCGCCGGCGCTCGGAGGAGGGCGTCCTCGGCCGCGCCCGCGCGGGGCAGGGCCTCGACCCTGGCGTAGAGGTTGCCGGCGCTGTCCATCAGGCACTCCTTCCCGAGCAGGCTGACCGGCAGGGCGAGGAAGGCCGCGGCGTCCTCGGCTGAATCTTGGAGGGGCGTCGGCGCCTCGGCGCCGACGAGGAGCCTCACGCCGAGCGGCGCCGTCGCCATCCGGAGCTCGGCGGGGCGGTTCCCCCTGATCCGATCGATATCTCGGCCAGCTTACCGAGGAAGGAAGGAAAAGGAAACCTTGTTGGGTGAGGCGCGAGCTGCTCTCTCACTCTCAGTGCTCGTGTCAGTGTGCGCCCGCACTCCGGACGGCCAGTCAAATGCAGAGCCGGCTCACGGTCGTCGTGCTCGTGCCACACGCGGCAGACTGAACACCGGTTTTTTGACGTTACACTCTACTATGTTATCGTGTACAGCGCCCGCCGTCGGCCTACGTCACCGGATCCAAATTGCTTTTTTTTTTGACAATCTCGCGAAACTTTTTATTTAACTTATCATAATGTTAACAGGATGAAAGAAAGGTCATTCGGATTGCTTAACCAGGCGCAGCGGCCAATTCCAAGTGAATGAGTATGCTTCGCTAAATTGTGAGGTTCGGTattcgagctcctaaattcatggctAAAAGAACCAACGGTAAAAAGTCTAAGATCGATCTAAAATCCCTCGAATGATAGCTCTGTAGACAGCAGCACTCCTCTGCTTGATATCATCAGACGATCTTGCAATCAAAAGCTATAAAGACCCTCCGTTCATATAGGTCGTCCGCCAAAGCCAGTGATTCCCGGACTGCTAGCGCTTCGAGTGTTGTGGGATCATTAATACCAATTAGAGTAATCCTCGATGCCCCCATGAAGAGGCCATTATGGTCCCTACAAACAGCTGCAACAGATCCAATCGAGCTGTTCCGCGTAAGCGTCGCATCTACGTTAATCTTGCTCGTATTCTAAGGAGGAGCGATCCACCAATTTGGCCGAGGCGGGACATTTGCTGGCTCGCCGGATGGCATCCTCAACGCCTGGAGATCATTAATGAAAGAGTTCACAAAGGCGTTGGTGGCGAAAGGTGTCCGGTGTATATCCTCGTGTATCAGTTTCCTCCTTGAACTCCATATAGCCAAAAGTGTAACTCATAGCTTGGTGAAATCGATATGAGATAGCAAGCTCTGCATGTTAAACAACCTTTGCTTGGCGGTTGATTCGCATTTATGCTCATATGTTCCACAAGAGACTTCGAAGATAAAGCCAAAACACTCCTTGACATGGTGCACTCGAGTAATGCATGCCTCCACGAATTGGCCACACCACACAGCAGGCATGTCAGCGAAATAGCCATGTCACGATGATCTAGAAGGTCACGAGTAGGAATCGATTCCCTGATGAGACGCCAGAGAAACACCCGTATTTTGTTGGGGACCTGGGTACACCACAAAGATGACCAGCCATTGCTTTCGTCAGCATTTGATGTTCCTCTCAATTCATACAGCCAATTCTCTCTGGTTAACTTTGTATTCTGAATCATCCTATATGCTGAATGTACAATGAAGTTTCCTTGAATCTCCTTGCTCCATGCCCAAAAATCATCCACCCTTCTTTTACACAAGGGGGTTCTCAATATTGCTTCAACGTCAATGGGTATGATTACTGCTCGTACTAGCTCCTCCTTCCAAGCGGAGGTGGTTTGCTCAATCAGCTCAGACACATGCGTGATGCGTTGGTGGGTCAGCCACTAGTGAGGTGATCCAAATTGCTGGGGAGCTTCTATTGGACGCTTATTGCGTTGAATAGCAAGCCGATGCAAAAGGGGACCTCGACTGGGCCGACCCACTCGAAAACAGCGAAGCTAGCTGTGTAGCACGACAAAAATGCCAAAATGAAACGCTCTAGGGAGGAATCGAACTTGTGACATGAAAGTTAAATAGTAGTGCTACTAACCACCATAACCAATAACTGCTCGTGACAGATGACAGTGCAACCATTTTAAGAATTGACTGTAACGGCATATTCACTATAGCACATTCCTTGTTGTATAGTATAAGGTTTCTGAATTAtttgaaaaaataggaaaacatgaaaagtttgaacaaaatttgaaattattttgaaatttCTAACATTTTTTGTAAAACGGGAACACAATTTGAAAacttgaacttttttccaaattaagaacaatttttttgaaagatgaacactttttaaaattcccaaacagtttttgaatttgcaagcaaattttaaaacatgaacattttctgaatttctaaacaaaatttgaaattcccAAACAATTTTAGAGATtacgaacaatttttttaaaatgcgAACATGTTTTGAAATCCCcgcaatttttttgaatttgcgaaaaaaaattgaaaacatgaattttttgaatttatgtacaaaatttgaaaactaaaacattttttgagtttttgaacaattttttaaaatgcaaataaaatttaaaatataatattttcttatatttctAAAAAATTGGAAtccgaatattttttgaaattttgaacaaatttttaaaaagtgcaacattttttgaatttctgaatatttttaaaaagcgaaaataaaattggaaaactaaacataaaaaagaaaaatacTAAAGATGAAtggtgtgtgcaagctaagcaacctcgcaagcctcacaaggccgcggaggagagacacttggcaccattagaactcatacattctgatctttgtgagatgaatggtgtgttgactaaaggtggaaagaaatacttcatgacattgatagatgattcctctagatattgctatgtgtacctgttaaatactaaagatgaggctctacactactttaaaatctataaggcagaagttgagaatcaacttgaaaagaaaattaaacgagtccggtcagatcgtggtggagagtacttctcgagtgagtttgattccttctgtgcggaacacggcattattcatgagaggacgcctccccattcaccccagtcaaacggggttgccgagcggaaaaaccgtactctaactgatttggttaacgccatgttagatacatcgggtttatccaaggcatggtggggggaggctatattgacggcatgtcatgtcctgaataaagttccgacaaaggataatgagatcactccctatgagaaatgggcaaagaggaggacaacactctcgtacttgcgcacttggggctgtctggcgaaagtcaatgtgccgatccccaaaaagcgtaagcttggacccaagactgtggactgcgttaatttgggctacgctaagaacaacgttggctatagatttctagtagtgaaatctgaggtacctgaccagaaggtcggtacaattatggagtctaaggatgctacattcttcgaggatacttttcctatgagagatatgcaaagcacttctagaNNNNNNNNNNNNNNNNNNNNNNNNNNNNNNNNNNNNNNNNNNNNNNNNNNNNNNNNNNNNNNNNNNNNNNNNNNNNNNNNNNNNNNNNNNNNNNNNNNNNNNNNNNNNNNNNNNNNNNNNNNNNNNNNNNNNNNNNNNNNNNNNNNNNNNNNNNNNNNNNNNNNNNNNNNNNNNNNNNNNNNNNNNNNNNNNNNNNNNNNNNNNNNNNNNNNNNNNNNNNNNNNNNNNNNNNNNNNNNNNNNNNNNNNNNNNNNNNNNNNNNNNNNNNNNNNNNNNNNNNNNNNNNNNNNNNNNNNNNNNNNNNNNNNNNNNNNNNNNNNNNNNNNNNNNNNNNNNNNNNNNNNNNNNNNNNNNNNNNNNNNNNNNNNNNNNNNNNNNNNNNNNNNNNNNNNNNNNNNNNNNNNNNNNNNNNNNNNNNNNNNNNNNNNNNNNNNNNNNNNNNNNNNNNNNNNNNNNNNNNNNNNNNNNNNNNNNNNNNNNNNNNNNNNNNNNNNNNNNNNNNNNNNNNNNNNNNNNNNNNNNNNNNNNNNNNNNNNNNNNNNNNNNNNNNNNNNNNNNNNNNNNNNNNNNNNNNNNNNNNNNNNNNNNNNNNNNNNNNNNNNNNNNNNNNNNNNNNNNNNNNNNNNNNNNNNNNNNNNNNNNNNNNNNNNNNNNNNNNNNNNNNNNNNNNNNNNNNNNNNNNNNNNNNNNNNNNNNNNNNNNNNNNNNNNNNNNNNNNNNNNNNNNNNNNNNNNNNNNNNNNNNNNNNNNNNNNNNNNNNNNNNNNNNNNNNNNNNNNNNNNNNNNNNNNNNNNNNNNNNNNNNNNNNNNNNNNNNNNNNNNNNNNNNNNNNNNNNNNNNNNNNNNNNNNNNNNNNNNNNNNNNNNNNNNNNNNNNNNNNNNNNNNNNNNNNNNNNNNNNNNNNNNNNNNNNNNNNNNNNNNNNNNNNNNNNNNNNNNNNNNNNNNNNNNNNNNNNNNNNNNNNNNNNNNNNNNNNNNNNNNNNNNNNNNNNNNNNNNNNNNNNNNNNNNNNNNNNNNNNNNNNNNNNNNNNNNNNNNNNNNNNNNNNNNNNNNNNNNNNNNNNNNNNNNNNNNNNNNNNNNNNNNNNNNNNNNNNNNNNNNNNNNNNNNNNNNNNNNNNNNNNNNNNNNNNNNNNNNNNNNNNNNNNNNNNNNNNNNNNNNNNNNNNNNNNNNNNNNNNNNNNNNNNNNNNNNNNNNNNNNNNNNNNNNNNNNNNNNNNNNNNNNNNNNNNNNNNNNNNNNNNNNNNNNNNNNNNNNNNNNNNNNNNNNNNNNNNNNNNNNNNNNNNNNNNNNNNNNNNNNNNNNNNNNNNNNNNNNNNNNNNNNNNNNNNNNNNNNNNNNNNNNNNNNNNNNNNNNNNNNNNNNNNNNNNNNNNNNNNNNNNNNNNNNNNNNNNNNNNNNNNNNNNNNNNNNNNNNNNNNNNNNNNNNNNNNNNNNNNNNNNNNNNNNNNNNNNNNNNNNNNNNNNNNNNNNNNNNNNNNNNNNNNNNNNNNNNNNNNNNNNNNNNNNNNNNNNNNNNNNNNNNNNNNNNNNNNNNNNNNNNNNNNNNNNNNNNNNNNNNNNNNNNNNNNNNNNNNNNNNNNNNNNNNNNNNNNNNNNNNNNNNNNNNNNNNNNNNNNNNNNNNNNNNNNNNNNNNNNNNNNNNNNNNNNNNNNNNNNNNNNNNNNNNNNNNNNNNNNNNNNNNNNNNNNNNNNNNNNNNNNNNNNNNNNNNNNNNNNNNNNNNNNNNNNNNNNNNNNNNNNNNNNNNNNNNNNNNNNNNNNNNNNNNNNNNNNNNNNNNNNNNNNNNNNNNNNNNNNNNNNNNNNNNNNNNNNNNNNNNNNNNNNNNNNNNNNNNNNNNNNNNNNNNNNNNNNNNNNNNNNNNNNNNNNNNNNNNNNNNNNNNNNNNNNNNNNNNNNNNNNNNNNNNNNNNNNNNNNNNNNNNNNNNNNNNNNNNNNNNNNNNNNNNNNNNNNNNNNNNNNNNNNNNNNNNNNNNNNNNNNNNNNNNNNNNNNNNNNNNNNNNNNNNNNNNNNNNNNNNNNNNNNNNNNNNNNNNNNNNNNNNNNNNNNNNNNNNNNNNNNNNNNNNNNNNNNNNNNNNNNNNNNNNNNNNNNNNNNNNNNNNNNNNNNNNNNNNNNNNNNNNNNNNNNNNNNNNNNNNNNNNNNNNNNNNNNNNNNNNNNNNNNNNNNNNNNNNNNNNNNNNNNNNNNNNNNNNNNNNNNNNNNNNNNNNNNNNNNNNNNNNNNNNNNNNNNNNNNNNNNNNNNNNNNNNNNNNNNNNNNNNNNNNNNNNNNNNNNNNNNNNNNNNNNNNNNNNNNNNNNNNNNNNNNNNNNNNNNNNNNNNNNNNNNNNNNNNNNNNNNNNNNNNNNNNNNNNNNNNNNNNNNNNNNNNNNNNNNNNNNNNNNNNNNNNNNNNNNNNNNNNNNNNNNNNNNNNNNNNNNNNNNNNNNNNNNNNNNNNNNNNNNNNNNNNNNNNNNNNNNNNNNNNNNNNNNNNNNNNNNNNNNNNNNNNNNNNNNNNNNNNNNNNNNNNNNNNNNNNNNNNNNNNNNNNNNNNNNNNNNNNNNNNNNNNNNNNNNNNNNNNNNNNNNNNNNNNNNNNNNNNNNNNNNNNNNNNNNNNNNNNNNNNNNNNNNNNNNNNNNNNNNNNNNNNNNNNNNNNNNNNNNNNNNNNNNNNNNNNNNNNNNNNNNNNNNNNNNNNNNNNNNNNNNNNNNNNNNNNNNNNNNNNNNNNNNNNNNNNNNNNNNNNNNNNNNNNNNNNNNNNNNNNNNNNNNNNNNNNNNNNNNNNNNNNNNNNNNNNNNNNNNNNNNNNNNNNNNNNNNNNNNNNNNNNNNNNNNNNNNNNNNNNNNNNNNNNNNNNNNNNNNNNNNNNNNNNNNNNNNNNNNNNNNNNNNNNNNNNNNNN
Protein-coding regions in this window:
- the LOC123169417 gene encoding uncharacterized protein, encoding MATAPLGVRLLVGAEAPTPLQDSAEDAAAFLALPVSLLGKECLMDSAGNLYARVEALPRAGAAEDALLRAPAGAVVVGSAQRLLALAGAMRVAERLAGRTAPTDRAEPSTAADMDIDSGGDAVSSSHSGRDPGAKRRRGGGGDDAHGVLQRPAKRRILAWRVRRYRSLVAKAKATARRARIRAVKRRAPAWKCVQRQLARATLSCDGLHRWSPGGGGGGGGGGGAA